A region of Salinibacter sp. 10B DNA encodes the following proteins:
- a CDS encoding PLD nuclease N-terminal domain-containing protein: MSTERRSSLSSRLLLLLAPLTVLLTGCGGPDLIDRMTRPRWGFCGTAIIVLDIVALIDLLGDEGRSTMNKVIWALLIVFFPIGGIILYFLLGRE; encoded by the coding sequence ATGTCAACCGAACGTCGGTCCTCCCTCTCGTCTCGCCTCCTGCTTCTCCTTGCTCCCCTCACGGTCCTGCTCACCGGCTGCGGCGGCCCGGACCTCATCGACCGCATGACGCGCCCACGATGGGGCTTCTGTGGCACAGCGATCATCGTCCTCGACATCGTGGCCCTCATTGATCTCTTGGGGGATGAGGGTCGAAGTACAATGAACAAGGTGATCTGGGCCCTCCTCATCGTCTTCTTCCCCATAGGCGGCATCATTCTGTACTTCCTGCTTGGACGAGAGTAA
- a CDS encoding DMT family transporter: MFRFSPADLLLLLVVLVWGTDFSVLKWALAAMHPHVANALRFVVSAGVLGTVYGLRCWWTGTSVFDPIRANWQAVIPLGFLGFGAHQAAFVVGLNHTTAGNAALIMATNPLWTAVLGWALGTERLGRGGWGGLLVALTGAGLVIAAGGTDGAVGGGTLFGNGMMLVAAILWGSYTALAKRLVDRASILAMTFFGVLGALPVLLAVGAVYEPTVTWGAVDGWAVGALLFSGGLAVGLMFVLWNQGVRRVGSSNTAVYYYLVPVVALVAGIVILGEPITGFQVVGGGLIIGGLVLVRRTG, encoded by the coding sequence GTGTTCCGTTTCTCCCCCGCCGATCTCCTGCTCCTCCTCGTCGTGCTAGTATGGGGGACCGACTTTTCGGTGTTGAAGTGGGCCCTGGCGGCAATGCACCCACACGTGGCCAACGCGCTGCGTTTCGTTGTGTCGGCCGGCGTGCTGGGAACGGTGTACGGCCTCCGGTGCTGGTGGACTGGTACGTCGGTGTTCGATCCGATTCGGGCCAACTGGCAGGCCGTGATTCCGCTGGGATTTCTGGGCTTTGGGGCACACCAGGCCGCCTTCGTCGTCGGGCTCAACCACACGACTGCGGGCAACGCGGCGCTCATCATGGCGACCAATCCCCTCTGGACGGCCGTGTTGGGCTGGGCTCTCGGGACTGAGCGACTGGGGCGCGGCGGGTGGGGCGGCTTGCTGGTGGCGCTCACCGGGGCGGGTCTGGTCATTGCGGCTGGGGGAACCGACGGGGCCGTGGGCGGCGGCACGCTCTTCGGCAACGGCATGATGCTCGTCGCCGCCATCTTATGGGGCAGCTACACGGCGCTTGCAAAACGGCTCGTGGACCGGGCGTCGATCCTTGCCATGACCTTCTTCGGGGTGCTGGGAGCCCTGCCGGTCCTCCTGGCCGTAGGGGCGGTGTACGAGCCGACCGTGACGTGGGGGGCGGTGGATGGATGGGCCGTGGGGGCGCTCCTGTTCTCGGGCGGGCTGGCCGTCGGGCTCATGTTCGTTCTCTGGAATCAGGGCGTTCGTCGCGTTGGCTCCTCGAATACCGCCGTCTACTATTATCTCGTACCGGTGGTCGCGCTTGTAGCAGGGATCGTGATCCTCGGTGAGCCCATTACCGGCTTCCAGGTCGTTGGGGGTGGGCTCATTATCGGTGGTCTGGTGCTGGTACGACGGACGGGGTAG
- the dusB gene encoding tRNA dihydrouridine synthase DusB → MRIGHLDFDDRPLFLAPMEDVSDPPFRILCKRYGADMMYTEFVSSAGLLREQEHEQQKLEIFDEERPIGIQVWGGEIEEVKNATPMVDAAGPDVIDINFGCPVRKIVQKDGGAGVLRNIDKMKRITAAVMEEASRPVTVKTRLGWDDDSIHIVDVARMLEEMGVAALTVHARTREQKYKGDARWEWLRKIKEEGVQDMPFIGNGDALDPEAIEAMFEETGVDGVMMGRGALGNPWIFDRAKKYMETGELPPPPSWEERVQVVAEHLSLKCEWLGERTGVMEMRKNYSSYFKGFRNASTLRHKLMQPETKEGVLEVMLNFKPDAPDIQIPSASLPEQTADPDAVETKKPDVPDDLPSPGGDGAKSDEEVGTKKAELPPSMA, encoded by the coding sequence ATGCGCATCGGCCACCTCGACTTTGACGATCGGCCGCTTTTCCTCGCGCCGATGGAGGACGTGAGCGACCCTCCGTTTCGCATCCTCTGCAAGCGGTACGGCGCCGACATGATGTACACCGAGTTCGTCTCCTCGGCCGGCCTGTTGCGCGAGCAGGAGCACGAGCAGCAGAAGCTGGAGATTTTCGACGAGGAGCGGCCCATCGGCATTCAGGTGTGGGGGGGCGAGATCGAAGAGGTGAAGAACGCCACGCCGATGGTGGACGCCGCAGGGCCGGACGTGATCGACATCAATTTTGGCTGTCCGGTACGCAAGATTGTACAGAAGGACGGCGGGGCGGGGGTGCTGCGCAACATCGACAAAATGAAGCGCATCACGGCGGCGGTGATGGAAGAAGCCAGTCGGCCCGTTACCGTCAAGACGCGCCTGGGGTGGGACGACGACTCGATCCACATTGTGGACGTGGCGCGGATGTTGGAAGAGATGGGTGTGGCGGCGCTCACGGTGCACGCCCGCACCCGCGAGCAGAAGTACAAAGGCGACGCGCGCTGGGAGTGGCTCCGCAAGATCAAGGAGGAGGGCGTGCAGGACATGCCCTTTATCGGCAACGGCGATGCGCTGGACCCCGAAGCCATCGAGGCGATGTTTGAAGAGACCGGCGTGGATGGCGTGATGATGGGCCGTGGCGCGCTGGGCAACCCCTGGATTTTTGACCGGGCCAAGAAATACATGGAGACCGGCGAGCTGCCCCCACCGCCCTCGTGGGAGGAGCGCGTGCAGGTCGTGGCCGAGCACCTGTCGCTCAAGTGCGAGTGGCTGGGCGAGCGCACCGGCGTGATGGAGATGCGCAAAAACTACAGCAGCTACTTCAAGGGCTTCCGCAACGCCTCCACGCTGCGACACAAGCTGATGCAGCCGGAGACGAAGGAGGGCGTGCTGGAGGTCATGCTCAACTTCAAGCCCGACGCGCCGGACATCCAGATTCCCTCTGCCTCCCTTCCCGAGCAGACCGCCGATCCGGACGCCGTGGAGACTAAAAAGCCCGACGTGCCGGACGACCTCCCGTCGCCGGGGGGGGATGGCGCCAAGTCGGACGAAGAGGTCGGCACGAAAAAAGCCGAACTGCCGCCGTCGATGGCTTAA
- a CDS encoding nitroreductase family protein, with the protein MESLSATDDRKTAAPDHDILDIFAERWSPRAFSDQRVEPEKIRRMLEAARWTMSSYNEQPWRYIVASRHDDPETYETVLTCLAEGNQAWAENAPVLMLGLYKKAFSRNDTSNRAAPHDLGAASAALTFQATAMDLYVHQMAGIKQEVIREAFDVPSDFEPMTGLAVGYLGAPEQLSEKMQASEQSQRSRKSLRDFAFGSTWDSPTSIVVDE; encoded by the coding sequence ATGGAGTCCCTCTCCGCTACCGACGATCGAAAGACTGCTGCTCCCGATCACGACATCCTTGATATATTTGCCGAGCGGTGGAGCCCGCGTGCCTTCTCGGACCAGCGCGTAGAGCCCGAGAAGATTCGCCGGATGCTGGAAGCAGCGCGGTGGACCATGTCGTCGTACAACGAACAGCCCTGGCGGTACATCGTCGCCTCTCGACACGACGATCCGGAGACCTACGAGACGGTGCTGACGTGTCTCGCGGAGGGCAACCAAGCGTGGGCTGAAAACGCCCCGGTCCTGATGCTGGGCCTCTACAAAAAGGCCTTCTCCCGAAACGACACGTCGAACCGAGCAGCCCCGCATGATCTGGGGGCCGCCTCCGCCGCCCTTACCTTCCAGGCCACGGCAATGGACCTGTACGTTCACCAGATGGCTGGAATCAAACAGGAGGTCATCCGCGAGGCCTTCGACGTTCCTTCCGACTTTGAACCGATGACGGGTCTTGCGGTGGGATATCTGGGCGCCCCTGAACAGCTCAGCGAGAAGATGCAAGCGTCCGAACAGTCGCAGCGATCGCGTAAGTCCCTCCGCGACTTTGCATTCGGTTCGACCTGGGACTCGCCCACCAGTATTGTGGTCGACGAGTGA